The region AGCTTTCTACATGGTAGGTACAATAGACGAAGCAGTTGAAAAGGCTAAGAGCATGAGATAAGGCTTTAAAAGCGAGGTGGAGAAAATGTCACAATTCACCCTAGAAATAGTGACTCCAGATAGAAAGTTTTTCGAAGATGAAGTAGAAATGGTAATCGTAAGAGGGGTAGAGGGAGATATAGGTATACTTAAAAATCATACTCCTTTGGTTACACCCTTATCAATTGGCAGGATAAGAATAAAGAAAAACGGAGAATTTAAAGAAGCAGCCATAGCAGGAGGATATATAGAAGTATCAAAGAATAAGACAACAGTTATAACAGATGCTGCTGAGTGGCCAGAA is a window of Caloranaerobacter ferrireducens DNA encoding:
- a CDS encoding F0F1 ATP synthase subunit epsilon; amino-acid sequence: MSQFTLEIVTPDRKFFEDEVEMVIVRGVEGDIGILKNHTPLVTPLSIGRIRIKKNGEFKEAAIAGGYIEVSKNKTTVITDAAEWPEEIDVKRAEEAKKRAEQRLKSSKSEVDIVRAHIALRKALNRLEVAKKK